In Ovis aries strain OAR_USU_Benz2616 breed Rambouillet chromosome 14, ARS-UI_Ramb_v3.0, whole genome shotgun sequence, a single genomic region encodes these proteins:
- the LOC106992035 gene encoding zinc finger and SCAN domain-containing protein 5B-like has translation MAENQTAGRGRLADSPGAESPASAPRQDTGRGKPDSALEELRIRFRRFSSSEESNPIKALRRLRDLCGLWLRPDLHTKEQMVDRLVLEQFVMCMPPEIQVLVRSSGAETCKDLEEVLRKKQKLKKWTVVRVQGEDFLMPVSDVEMLGFEVSEGHDEGDRAREAQSAVSVVPPDEGQQESQDGQHLPGAKDLSRGQGQKALPPETIPETGELEGQMPSQENLEKDLLEDTGVTRSLPSQEPELVQDGEGDISTTSGSRRGPLKNRRQVLRRRDRSPTCQDERPEAATCLEQGELSGQHASHSVGSSGTMGPTSVPEGAETPGRAPCECRVCKKSFPYQSQLTLHQRTHTGGRPFQCNICAKGFMQPSDLRVHERIHTGEKPYSCDLCLKKFTHHSTLRAHRRTHTQEKPFRCEQCDRAFGRRGNLNVHQRTHSGVKPYPCPECHRAFRQLGALKRHQKIHSK, from the exons ATGGCTGAGAACCAGACGGCGGGTCGTGGCCGCCTGGCGGACAGCCCCGGAGCAGAGTCGCCAGCGTCTGCGCCACGCCAAGACACCGGAAGGGGAAAGCCCGACTCCGCCCTTGAAGAGCTGCGCATCCGCTTCAGAAGGTTTAGCAGCTCGGAAGAATCCAACCCGATCAAGGCTCTGAGGAGGCTCCGTGACCTCTGCGGTCTGTGGCTGAGGCCGGATCTTCACACCAAGGAGCAGATGGTGGACAGGCTGGTGCTGGAGCAGTTCGTGATGTGCATGCCGCCGGAGATCCAGGTCTTAGTCAGAAGTAGTGGTGCCGAGACTTGCAAGGATCTGGAGGAGGTGCTgagaaagaagcagaagctgaagaAGTGG actGTAGTCCGTGTCCAAGGCGAGGATTTTTTGATGCCAGTCTCGGATGTTGAGATGTTAGGATTTGAGGTCAGTGAGGGGCACGATGAGGGAGACAGAGCCAGGGAGGCCCAGTCTGCAGTCAGTGTCGTCCCTCCAGACGAGGGCCAGCAGGAAAGCCAAGATGGGCAGCATCTGCCAGGAGCCAAGGACCTGTCGAGGGGGCAG GGCCAGAAAGCTCTCCCACCAGAGACCATTCCTGAAACAGGTGAACTGGAGGGTCAGATGCCCTCCCAGGAGAACTTGGAGAAGGACCTGCTGGAAGACACAGGAGTGACAAGAAGCCTTCCGTCTCAAGAGCCTGAACTTGTGCAGGATGGTG AGGGAGACATTTCCACTACAAGCGGATCCAGACGAGGTCCTCTGAAGAATCGCAGACAGGTCCTAAGGAGACGGGACCGCAGCCCCACTTGCCAAGACGAGCGTCCAGAAGCAGCCACGTGTTTGGAGCAAGGAGAGCTCTCAGGACAGCATGCGTCCCATTCCGTTGGTTCATCTGGCACCATGGGACCCACCAGTGTTCCTGAGGGAGCAGAAACCCCGGGACGGGCACCCTGTGAATGCAGGGTGTGCAAAAAGAGCTTTCCTTATCAATCTCAGCTTACCCTGCACCAGAGGACACACACAGGAGGGAGGCCCTTTCAGTGCAACATCTGTGCCAAAGGGTTCATGCAGCCTTCGGACCTGCGGGTTCACGAGCGGatccacactggagagaagccctacAGCTGTGATCTCTGTCTCAAGAAGTTCACCCACCACTCCACACTGCGCGCTCACAGGAGGACTCACACCCAGGAGAAGCCTTTCCGCTGTGAGCAGTGTGACAGAGCCTTCGGCCGCCGAGGGAACCTCAACGTTCACCAGCGCACCCACTCTGGGGTCAAGCCCTACCCGTGCCCCGAGTGTCACCGTGCCTTCCGTCAGCTGGGCGCTTTGAAACGCCACCAGAAAATCCATTCCAAATGA
- the LOC101109603 gene encoding LOW QUALITY PROTEIN: zinc finger and SCAN domain-containing protein 5B-like (The sequence of the model RefSeq protein was modified relative to this genomic sequence to represent the inferred CDS: substituted 2 bases at 2 genomic stop codons): MAEDQTIFQGCGHITDSPGAESPASVPPQDTLMENSECDQETWHVRFRTFSSLEESDPIEDLRRLRELCHLWLRPDLHTKEQMMDRLVLEQFMVCMPLECQVLLKESGVQSCKDLEDVLRNKQKPKKWTIVCIQGQKYLVRDPDTEVVEAKASDMDDDRDPCGEPQPLVRVIPPEDGLEGSQELQNLPGAADLXMGYXLCLFVPCQDQRALPPETVPESGELEGQTPRENLEKDLLEDRGETKTLQSQEPELLKGPEGDISTTKGSRRGPLKNRRHGKRKGNSSPTCQDVRQQAATCLDQGEFSGQLGSHSVGSSGTVGPTSVPEGAETPGRAPCECRVCKKSFPYQSQLTLHQRTHTGERPFQCDICAKGFIQLSDLRVHERIHTGEKPYSCDLCLKKFTHDSTLRAHKRTHTQEKPFRCEQCDRAFSHRGNLNVHRRTHSGVKPYVCPECHRAFRQLGTFKRHQKIHSK; this comes from the exons ATGGCTGAGGACCAGACAATTTTTCAGGGTTGTGGACACATCACAGACAGCCCTGGGGCAGAGTCACCAGCGTCCGTGCCACCCCAAGACACACTCATGGAAAACTCAGAGTGTGACCAGGAAACCTGGCACGTCCGGTTCAGAACCTTTAGCAGCTTGGAGGAATCTGACCCCATTGAGGACCTGAGGAGACTCCGTGAACTCTGCCATCTGTGGCTGAGGCCAGACCTTCACACCAAGGAGCAGATGATGGACAGGCTGGTGCTGGAGCAGTTCATGGTCTGCATGCCTCTGGAGTGCCAGGTCCTGCTCAAAGAAAGTGGGGTGCAGAGTTGCAAGGACCTGGAGGACGTGCTGAGAAACAAGCAGAAACCCAAGAAATGG ACCATAGTCTGCATACAAGGGCAGAAATATCTTGTGCGAGATCCCGATACTGAGGTGGTTGAAGCCAAGGCCAGCGACATGGATGATGACAGAGACCCGTGTGGGGAGCCCCAACCCCTTGTGAGGGTCATACCTCCAGAGGATGGCCTGGAGGGAAGCCAAGAGCTGCAGAATCTGCCAGGAGCCGCGGACCT GTAGATGGGTTATTGACTCTGCTTGTTTGTCCCTTGTCAGGACCAGAGAGCTCTCCCGCCAGAGACTGTTCCTGAATCAGGTGAGCTGGAGGGTCAGACGCCCAGGGAGAACTTGGAGAAGGACCTGCTGGAAGACAGGGGAGAGACAAAAACCCTTCAGTCTCAAGAACCTGAACTTCTGAAGGGTCCTG AGGGAGACATTTCCACTACAAAGGGATCCAGACGAGGTCCTCTGAAGAATCGCAGACATGGCAAAAGAAAAGGGAACAGCAGTCCCACTTGCCAAGACGTGCGTCAACAAGCAGCCACGTGTTTGGACCAAGGAGAGTTTTCAGGACAGCTTGGGTCCCATTCCGTTGGTTCATCTGGCACCGTGGGACCCACCAGTGTTCCTGAGGGAGCAGAAACCCCGGGACGGGCACCCTGTGAATGCAGGGTGTGCAAAAAGAGCTTTCCTTATCAATCTCAGCTTACCCTGCACCAGAGGACACACACAGGAGAGAGGCCCTTTCAATGCGACATCTGTGCCAAAGGGTTCATACAGCTTTCAGATCTGCGGGTTCACGAGCGGATCCACACTGGCGAGAAGCCCTACAGCTGTGATCTCTGTCTCAAGAAGTTCACCCACGACTCCACGCTGCGTGCTCACAAGAGGACCCACACCCAGGAGAAGCCTTTCCGCTGTGAGCAGTGTGACAGAGCCTTCAGCCACCGAGGGAACCTCAACGTTCACCGACGCACCCACTCTGGGGTCAAGCCCTACGTGTGCCCCGAGTGTCACCGTGCCTTCCGTCAGCTGGGCACTTTCAAACGCCACCAGAAAATCCATTCCAAATGA
- the LOC114118087 gene encoding protein FAM32A-like has protein sequence MDAYEQVQKGPLKLKGGPELGVTKRKKKKDRDKAKLLQMMGKIQKNQEEDLRRHLDKRTPAQVAFEKVQEKRQMERVLKKASITHKQRVEEFNRHLDMLSEHYDIPKVSWTK, from the coding sequence ATGGACGCCTATGAGCAGGTCCAAAAGGGACCCCTGAAGCTGAAAGGAGGCCCAGAGCTTGGCGTGACCAAGCggaagaagaaaaaggacagaGACAAGGCAAAACTCCTGCAAATGATGGGAAAAATCCAGAAGAACCAGGAGGAGGACCTGAGGCGCCACCTTGACAAGCGGACCCCAGCCCAGGTGGCCTTTGAGAAGGTGCAGGAGAAGCGACAGATGGAGAGGGTCCTGAAGAAAGCATCCATAACCCACAAGCAGAGAGTGGAGGAATTCAACAGACACCTGGACATGCTCTCGGAGCACTATGACATCCCCAAAGTCAGCTGGACCAAGTAG